From the genome of Euwallacea similis isolate ESF13 chromosome 26, ESF131.1, whole genome shotgun sequence:
AAGGTATTCACTCTCAAAGTAAGGAGgttaaaaagagaaaaaaagtgaaagttaaaaaaaatatttttgcagtaactttaaaaaaattatcatggTAACAATGAAAATTGGGCAGATTAAATAACTCATAGTTGTGCTTATTTTCGCacgtaaacaaatatttcatatgtcctttttatacaggggaaatcaaaatttttcatttaaactcattcatttttttagtgagTTGGCGAAATcagtattttcttttataacttTCCTTCAAAAAAGGCTGTAATCGATAACTcgtaccgtttttgagaaaaccACATTTTATTATCGACATGAACCATATATGctaataatttgaaatcaaataaaatagcagTTTATTGTGAAAAATGGTATGTATTGCTGCTAAAgttgtcaaaaatattcaatatgaACAGCGTGGATTGTAAGGCAGCGACTCCAACAGCATTTCCTTCTGCAAGTTCGAACATTAGATACATATCTGTGTACCCCTAGTTGCCAAACTCCATGATACTATTGAAATAACCAATGTTGAcatgaacatttttgataactttaaCTGTAATGCATTTCATTTTGTACAATAAACTGCTATTTTAggaaagttatgaaaaaaaacaagctATGGGAAAAATACTGATTTGGTCAActcactaaaaaaatgaatgagtttaaatgagaaattttgactttccCTGCAAAAGGAAGACATATAAAACATCTGTTTGAATGAAACATCTGATGAAAATAAGCACGACTATATGGTATTTAAACCGCTCAACTTTCATTGTTAccatgataatttttttaaagttacagcaaaaatttttttttactttttactctcagagcaaataattttgtaacgAAAGCCGctaggaactttttttatataaagtaCTAACATTATTTTAGTCTTCCTTATATCTCCTAGAATTGACGGCATGGCCTTTccgaataccctgtatagatcATATCGATTAATTCGTTTTGGGTAAACTTCGTTGTTactaattatgaaattatattattattatattaattatttattaaatgccaaatttgtatataaaagaaataaaacataacCACACAATAAGAAAACTTCCATTTTGACGTGTTGAGAGTCGCATTTGTTTCATGGCtacttgattaaaatattgttgtttCCATTGTTGTGTAGAATTCGTTGAAActaaaatatctcgaaaactattaacGATAGGTATAAAacttacttaataaaatttgacggCTTTTCAAAGTACTATTAGGCAAGcttaaaatatatagggtgctaaatatatgtatatagctAAAAAAAGTgacttttcttaaatttaaatgtttttatggtGGCACATAAATAGTAGACACCCTTGGGTTTTATCTCAAATGATTAGTTGGCGAAACATCGACCTAGCCTTTTACCTTCATGATTCCAAATATAAATGCTGTcctatgaaaattaaatatgctATGTGTCAATAAATAAGTACTcgaaaattacagtttttccaaaaaaagtttCGACATCTTctaaaccataaaaaataggCATATTCaactacataaaaaaaaactcttataATTATGACTACAATACAATGGGCTActcaaatacagggtgtgtaattaaaaaaatgtaacttttGAAAGCCAAACTTTTTTGAGCGACCCTGTAGGcctctaaatattttcaaaatatgcatATTTCTTAAACATGTCACATAGCTTATCTAGTTTGagagtaaatttttaaattcattaagtCACTTTTAAAGTTCATtgactcaccctgtacatgaTGGTGTTCCCGTGGACGGCTATCCCATTCGCAAAGAAAACAGTATTGTTTAGTGTACTCCAATTACATTTCACTGTTCAATACATCGAAAATATAACCAATTCGGAAGCCAGTCCACTAATAAACACAATGTGATCGCGAAACGTATAATGTTTAGATGTGAAAAAACAGAAACGAACTTGTCTTAACAGGACATATGTATTACCATGCATGTCGCGGCAGGATTTagtagaagaagaaattttacgtattttaaattatagctACATATGTTACAGAGTATCTATGGGTGATAGAAAAATTCTGTTTCGAGGgtattaaaatacattaaaaacgCCTAAAAATTGTCATGTCACAAAACCTGTGTTTATCAGTGTTATTAATTCTAACAATTCTAATAGAAATTAAACCATTAATATTTTGCGGGGTTTCCTTTGGCTTTGATGACCGATTACACCCTGCGAGGCATTGAATCTGCCACATTTCTGGTCACCGTTGGCGATATTTGATTCCAatcttcttgaatttttttaggtcctttttgttatttatgttGTGGGATCTTATTCCACGCTCCAATTCTTCCTATAAATGTTCTATAGGGGTCAAATCCGGTTATTGGGGCGGGTGGGGCAACGTACTTTTAATATTGTAGAGCAGCCACTGCCTTGGTAAAAGCGCAGTATGCTTCGGGTCGTTGTCGTGCATAAAAGTAAACGATCCGTTGAGGCCCGATTTTTCAGAAGTGCTCAGGAGATTTgactttaaaatgttcaaatatacTTTACTGTCCATTATTGTATCGACGAATACCAAATTTCCAACTCCTGCAGCCGACATACAGCCCCACATCATAACGCTTCCACCTCCGTGTTTAGCAGTTGcagataaattttcaattttcagctCTGAATTCGGTTTTCTCAAAACCTTTCGTTTACCATCTGATCCGTGTATATTGAATCTACTTTCGTCGTCAAATTTGACGCAGTCCCAAAAGTTCTGATCTTTGATTTGATGTTCCCGAGCACACTTCAGCCTCTTAGCCTTATTAACTTTAGATATAAACGGTTTTTTGAGGACAGTTCGAGCATCATAattgtgttttcttaaaacGATTCGAACACATTCAACATTGAATTTTAGATGCAAATATTTGTCCATATTTTTGCGATTTGCGTTGTGAtaattttgggattttttcttatttctcgAATAATAGACTGTTCATGTTGCTTTTTAATGATCTTTGGACGACTAGTTCTTGCTGTTGTGTTAATGCTGCCATATTTTCCATAATGCTCAATGATATACAAGGTCTGTTTTTGGGAGCTGACACAATCcttatatggaaaattataagtttaacgtatttttgaagtttttgtttgtggaaaaaagctgacattttaaaaatatttttaacctgATATGACTTtcggttaaaccggaaactgacccttacttcatttttttaaataaaacatggcAGTTTTTATAGTGAAAATGAgttttgtattgaaaataaacatatgtttCATAATAAAACGTAGCACCGATTCTCAActctttttgatttatttcgatttttacgactttttcgACACCTGTAGAGCTAAACTCAACTGTTTACAAAGCTATTTGACATAAATCGGTgaagttaattttcaattactggaaaatcgacaaatttttataaacatttaaagaattaagaagaatatttgaaaaagttattgaactttagaatttttaaattttaaaaaatcatttttttccaaatagcACCctgcaattatttttgcaccacTCGATTGGTaaggaaaaatgaacaaatacgACATACATCataagtatcaaaaattaatacgttTTGAGTAAATCGAGAAAACTCTAAACTGCTTTATTCTGCGCAGGTAACGAACACATTAGCGCACGATCAAGTTGtcttatgtttattttgttaactCCTCTGTTAACGGAACACCCGGTACAGTTCTTCATGActcgccctgtatattaccCGTCAGGAGTACATAGTGAGATAATGAAGGGACAGGACAAAATGAGAAGAAATACAGATGACCACGTAGAGATGCAGGTGACCCTGTGATGTTACAGATGGCTACGTGGGtcatatttagaaataatcaGAAAATTTCAGGTGCATGCAAAGATAGATTTTACTTGGGAGACCTATACGTACCCGAACAAATTCTTGACTaaatattagttaaaaaaagcatttattaAGGccctctattaaaaaaaaaattatatgaaacgCACATTGAATTTTACgattaaaaagatattttaacattttcaacatattGGACCACTGGACGGTCTTTCAGGCGTCTAGAGATTTTTTCCTGCTTCTTTTATGTGGACTAATTTCCTGAATATTTAGCTAAACTAGAGTTTCCAAACACCTTCTGCAGAATTATTTCCCTTAAAACCACCTCAACCTGAACTGATGTCGAGGCGTTAAAGCCCGCAAAATGACATCTTTCAATTTTGATCTGATAAAACTTAACTCGATTTGCCCTCGTTGGGGCTTTTACCGCCAAATAAGCGTCCCGCCCAAGGGATGGTGTATAATTTTTCCTGATAGATTTTCCGGACGTCGCCGCCGACGACAAGGAAAATTACGGTCGGCCAAGGCGATAACGTGAGGGAAAGCGAAAACGCCTCTCTTATTGCTGAAGAGCCATCACTCAGGGATTAAGCCCTTAGGGTGTAAACAATTTAGGCTCCAGCTCAGAATAGGGAAAAGAGTTTAATCTAGGTTTTTAAGTAGCAGATTTGCAGCCTCATGTGCCTAAAGGGCGAAGAGGGGAAAGTGAAATTCCGCCCTCGGCGTCGAAAATCGACGTCCTTAAAAAGCCATTTTTCTTGCCGATTgaaatcttttattaatatctCGTGATTGACGGAGAGTGTTTTCCAATAGGCGAAGcgaaataaatcaaaattaaatcagCCCTTAGATTTGGGGCAATTCGAGGGTCTGGCGCGGTTattaactttcgatttttctgcaaaaaacTCGCACAGTAAAACAAAGAACATTCCTTCGGAAAGAACGATTCCTAGCGTTCATGTCCCTGCACCTATAAGTTGATCAGAAGTGAAGAGTGAGCAGTTTTGCAATAGATGGTTGCTCATCGAGGATTCAGTGACGAACCACTAAATAACTCAACGGAAAAGTTCactaaaatttcatgaaatccCAAAAATTTGCCCCAATTTCTTTAGAAGCTCGAAGTCTTACTCAATTAAACTGATCCAACTTACCAAATCAAACATTTCTGATTGATTTTCTGGAGATGGCACGCGCCTACCTCACACCACTGGTACTCCCAATTATCAGAAGATTCCATTGAGTTCTTACTGGACTTTACCTGGGACTTTCGCAAGTGCGCATTTCTTCAAAACATCAAACGTAGTGCTGTCTTCGTTCAATAAGTACGATTTGGTACCTTAAAACAATAGAGTGTGAGAGAGATGAGTGCAAAAATGACAAAGTGGACAAGGATGGCATGATATTTGGATTTGGTACTGAAATGGTGTCTCGCTGATGTTATCTGGAATTACTATCGACCTCATGAGGTGGCGAAGTTGGGTGGCGGACTTTCCTGATCGGTGGTTTTTCTTGGAGGTAGAGGGCGGcgaataaaaatttcgcccaagGCGCCAGACTTGTTAAGGCCAACCCTGgaattgttataaaaatgatGTTATTGGTGAAAGCATACCAGTACCACCTTTCTCTCGTCTTGGTTTCCGGGATGAAAATTGCAGCTTTGCTCATGACCTTCGCAGTGGTGTGGCAATGGATCAGACAAGacttcgtttttatttttttctatttatttttattttatatttttgttttatcgatttgtttgtttaatctctcattacatttttttaaaattattttttgtatcgCTGTTATTCCTATAAGCCCTCCAGAATTTGTTGCagaaataaactaattttttctatattttatggGTACCATAGCCCAAAAATGGCTTTCCCAGGTGTATTTGTTTTGCAGttacaagttttttaaaatttgatcgTCCTCGAGTAGACTTATCGAGTCTCAGTGATGCCCCGCTGCTCTTGCCCACAACTTTCAAGTCTTGCAGCGAACTCAGtcataatttttccaattttcaagACTTCACGGAGATgcttatttttgcaaaaataaacctTTCTCTGCGACAGAGCAATTTCCTTAGCCTATGACGACCCGACCCCCGAGTACCGCGACCCGAAACCCCATCTCCCTTGCGGCCATCGTCATGCCTCTAACTTACGTGTCCAGCGAAACGTTATCCATTCGATAGCCTCTTCAGTAAAAAACCTCTTAAGATGCATTGAGAAGAAATTACATATTATCAAAACACAAATGGATGGATATAGTATTACCTAAGATGCAGGTGTTGTCCATGATGCTGTACTGTCCAGTAGGGATCCTATGGCCTATAATAAAGTGGACTGACACAGGAGTGTTTTTACTGCAGCAGTTGCAAGTAAATCAAGCGATTTTCGTTTTGTAAAAACCAAAAAGAATAGTATGAATGGAGGACTTATAGAGACGATGCGATAAATGATGAGGATTCAGCTGCACCTGCTGAAGCTGTAGCTGAATCGTCccaataaagaaaaatcttattCTTGGAGAGTTATAACAGAGACATCTAAAACTAGTGCAACTGGGCactcaattaattaatttatagcTGCAAGCACAGCTACAGCCCCCAGTGCAACGGGACCGACGAGAACGAGTCTAAAGAACAGTTCTGCTGATCACATTTCGTAGGCAAATCTCCATGAATTTTCCTCCATTGAAGGCAGGAGGGAATCAGACAGaccaaaaatcgaaaaggtTACCGATGATGGAGAAGGCCCACGATAGATTTTGGTTCACAATGTAGCGCCTTGCAAGGGAAAGAGAAGAGTAGATGATAGTGAGTAGAACAATGATCAGAAGAACGTGACTGTATTCGTTAAAAACCCGGTTACAGACCATATCACTAACACTGCAGAGCCAGTTGACTCGGAAACTCACAATTCCACACATCAGTCCTGCGTTAGTAAGGAGCTGGATAGTGAGGATAAAACTACTCTCAAAACCCATAACCATTACATCCGAAACACCGAAGATGTGGATACTACCAACGAGCCTGAAGCTATGATTCAGAGCCTCAAAAACTAAGGGGGATGCTGGAAAAGCAGAGCTCACTACTGAGCCTCAAAATGGGATTGTGATGACCCATCACCATTTTGGCTCCCCCAGGGATGCATCAATGCGTCAACTGAGAAAACCAATGTTGTCCTTCATGATACTAAACGTACGTGTATAGAGCTAGTACTCATAAAacaagaattattttattagtattcATGCTCCCAGGTTAAGTAAAATGCTCTTGTGCAATACTTCTAGAGCATCATAACTCGGTCCTATTCCAATGCTTAGTCCAAGCGCCTATCTATTCCATTCAAGACGTGATATGCTTCAATGCGTGTTCCAAACTTACCAAGTTCCTTTATATCCCCCAGCAAATGGTGTTGTGTTGTGCATCCAGATTCGCTACCACCAGTACCATTTCCTGGTAAAATCTCAGgataaaaaatacgttttaagCTATATTTTACTACTCTACAGATCGCAGAATTAAACGACTCCAACACGATCTTCTGTCAAGCGGTCTCCAAGGCATGGAGCTTCACATAATTCTCATTGACGTTGTGGCGGGCTTGAGCGAATTGGGGCTGGTCGCCCTTTACATAACGTGCATCCTCTGCTTCAAAAAAAGAAGGGACTTCAGGGCAAAGGAATAGAAGAATGCCACGTTCACCGCTTCATCAAGAATgctaataaaaccaaaaattaattagtttttattgcttgttaattttttggtgaaatacctaaatataCGGTTTTTTGGCGACAGTTCGTTCATTGGATTTGCTTTATAAGGACTAATACTTCGCAGGATTTTctaatgttaaatttgaatcCTCTTTATGCTAACCGTCTGTTTAACTGGACCTTTAATGTATTTTACCTCAGTTGAACACAATTTTCAGCAAATCTCTAGACCTTTCTTTTCCAACCCTCGGTCATGACAAttcctcaaatattttttgtaaatacgCCAGGAAAGAACAGCCGCCAGCGTTCATTTAGGTCACTTTGGTGTGTAAATTCCATTATGTTTTGACGCATTAGAGCGGAAAATGAAACATGCTGAGGCAAATAGCAACCGACGGCCGTCCGCCCTTAGAAATTAACTATTCCTGCTTGCGCCAGTTGTAAATGAATAATCGCCCTCTGCAGTGTTTCCTGCATTTACTGCCAAGTAAACAACCCGCCAACCGTACAAATTTCTTGTTTGATTTATTCTTACACCTAATGGtggaaacttttatttattttgagaaagtataaagaaaataaataatgtaaaatacaCACATAAAACACCaatacaaaaacattaatatttctttaggCTCCACTCTACCAGTTATCAAGAAAATCTAAACCTGTCTTAGGCAAAGTGCTACAGTTTGAACTCAAATCATCTTCATTCTTCCTGGTACATGATATGTCTCCTAAATCAATCTCTTGGGCATATAAAGGTATGTTCGTTTTCTAGAAGAAATACAACAGTTCAGTGCTCAAAAGTACCACAAAAATCTGTTGGTTAATAAGATTCAGAAGAGATCTACTGTCTACTTACCTTTGGTAAAACTGTTGCAGAATCTGCAAAGTGTTTGACTTTAGGTTCATCCCTTTGAAAAACAGTCAAATTTCTTTGGCTTTTGGTTCGGAAACTGAAGGGTCCTGAGTGCTCATCTCTGTAGGAACAGTGCTCGTCCACCACAACTTTCATGGCATATTCAGAGGCTCCTTTGGCATCCTGGCGATTGTACTTCACAGTTATCTCCGGTTTAATCACACTTTCGGTTAAAATTTGATCTTTTTCTTCTATAGAGAGCTTATTCCAGAGGTCTTCGTACGCTCCTTTGGTTTCTTCCAAATCAGCGTACAAACGCACAGCAATTGGATTTAAGGTGCTAAAATATTCTTCGGCGGCATGTTTCAAAGCCATTTTAACTgctaattcgttttttttacagttttataACGGTATTTCGCTACATTGTTGTCTAGAAGAAAAcacaaataacaataacaaacaacataacaaaaattttgaaatatcacaGAGGTTGTCAAAAACATATGATTATGAACTTCACTTCAGAGTCAAACTTCAGATGAAACATCACATACATTAAGTACTTgggtaagtttttgttttatgtattTCTACAAGCTAGAAAAGGACAGGAACATCATCGACtcatataaagaaaaaaaaaattatcattaatatgGGGCAAGTCCTGATTGGTGTACGTCTTTGACGTCATTCTTTCGTTGACAGTGACGTTTCAATGAAtttattgttagtttttccaaaaaaatgtttgtatcCATTTATTTCCTACTTTTTCACTAAAATCGGATTCAATTCTTAGTTTACATGTTAGAATTTGTTAAGAACTAATAGAAAATCAAGTTGTATTAGGTAAGAGCCTCTATTTTCACCCCCTATTCCACTCTCTCGTTAACTTTGAGGTTATTTAGATTTTCTCTTCGTCAAATTCATAATAAACCACAAACTCCCTTAATTTCAGAATGATTTCTCAAAGtatactaaaatatttattagtaatACTGTTAAGCTTACAATGTTCAATAGCCAAGCGAAAACCTAAGTCTGTTTCAACCCTGCTGGAAGCCAAATGGGAACAAACACCTTTAGCTTTAGAGGTATCCGAATTTTTAGCAGATGAAAATCCAGAATTCTTCTGGAACTATTTAGATTCATTGTCAAAGATTAGCCCTTCATTAAAACAGATAGGTATGCATTTGTTTGGTTGAATTGTTTCAggttttatatattttgaatttattacagaaaatgataaaatccAATATGACATGTTGCTGGAGCATGCAGCACGTCTTTTATCTCAATCACAGCTatcagtattaaaattaagcTTGTCTTTGCATATTTATTCTCCAAAAGTGCAGATGTTCCAGCAGATTGCTTCTGAGCAAAATTTGCCTGGATGTCAATGTATTGCCGATGTGGGAGGACAGTTCAGTTgtgatttaaatgaaattaaggaTCTCATAGAGAAGGTACACATATTTGTAGTTTCAGACaaaaattaagtgaaattttaCCTCATAAAATTGTTTCCTTTATGATCAAACCATTTTTCATACTCTTTGTTTTTGCCTTGTCTCTtaatttttgtccatttttaCACTTTGGTGTctctaaaaattccaatacAAGCTTAATTTTAGCCTTCCACCagaaactcaaaaaaatctGAACTTTTCAATGTTGACCACCACTACCCTAGCTCAGCAAATAATTCCCTATCAGCAATATTATATGGGGAATTGGGAACCCAGTGCTTCTCTGATATTCACTTCCTCCTAAAAAAGAAAGCTCTAAAAGGTGACGTTGATTATGTGGTTAGACATTACCCTCAGGTAAGTTAAGTTAGAAATCTTGTGCAACTAACAtgactaattattaataattaggaaaaaacaGGTCAACACCTCAGACTCTCGGGGTATGGAGTGGAACTGCAA
Proteins encoded in this window:
- the LOC136416992 gene encoding uncharacterized protein C1orf198 homolog; the encoded protein is MALKHAAEEYFSTLNPIAVRLYADLEETKGAYEDLWNKLSIEEKDQILTESVIKPEITVKYNRQDAKGASEYAMKVVVDEHCSYRDEHSGPFSFRTKSQRNLTVFQRDEPKVKHFADSATVLPKKTNIPLYAQEIDLGDISCTRKNEDDLSSNCSTLPKTGLDFLDNW